Within Burkholderia diffusa, the genomic segment CACCCGTGGCGGTACGCAGCCGCGTGAGCGTGCGGCTCATCGCGGAGGTGCTCAGTCCCAGCCGGCGCGCGGCGCCGGTCACGCTCCCTTCGGTCAGCAGCACGTCGAGCGCGGTGACGAGGTTCAGATCGATGTCTTCCATCCGGACAGCATACGACATCGCGCGGCATGACAGGGCGTTCGGTGCAACTATGGATTGCATTCGATGCGTCTGGTGCATGTGACGGCGCGCGCCTATAGTGGCCGGATGACGAACTCCGGCAAAGGCGAAGTCCATGCAATCGACCGTATCGAACCCCAAGACACCATCGATCCTGCTCGTCGCGGCCTCGCGCGGCCTCGGGCTCGCGATGGCGGAACAATTCCTGAACAAGGGCTGGCACGTGACCGGAACCGTGCGCGCGGCCTCGGGGCGCACGCAACTGCATGCGCTCGCCGAACGCTTCGACGGACGGCTCGAGATCGAGACGCTCGACATCTGCGAGCCGGAACAACTGGCCGCGCTGCGCGCGCGCTTGTCGGGCCGGCGCTTCGACATGTTGTTCGTGAACGCCGGCACGACCAACGATCCGAACGAAACGATCGGCGAGGTCACGCTCGACGAATTCGTACGCGTGATGATCACGAATGCGCTGGCGCCGATGCGCGTGATCGAGGCGCTGCAGGATCTCGTGACCGCGGATGGTCTCATCGGCGCGATGTCGTCGGGGCAAGGAAGTGTCGCGAACAACGTGAGCGGAATGCGCGAGGTCTACCGCGGCAGCAAGGCTGCGCTGAACCAGTTCATGCGCAGTTTCGCGGCGCGCCAGGCCGGAACGCCGCGCGCGATGGCGCTGATGGCGCCGGGCTGGGTCCGCACGGAACTGGGCGGGCCCGATGCGCGACTGACGATCGACGAAAGCGTGCCGAGCCTCGTGAACGTGTTGATCGGGAAGCAACGGCGCCCGGGGCTCGAATACCTCGATTACCAGGGGCGCACAGTGCCGTGGTAGCCAGGGCAGCGGCGCGCGTGGCTCGGGCAAAGCCGGCCGGCCAAGGCATCGCGCCGGCATTCGACGCGGCAGACGCGAACCGTTCGCGCGGCGCATTGCCGTCGCGTGCGTGACGATGCGCTGCGCATGCGGCGCCGATTCAATACAATGCGACGTCTGGGCGCCGGCACCGTATCGGGCCGCTGGCTGCCACCTTCGACGAGCAACCGCGCATTGTGGAATGACGGCCCGTCACGGCGGGCCGCTGGCGAATACGGAGCGCAGCATGAAAGAACCTTACCTGCAGGTCATCGCGCATTTCTTCGCGAAACCCGGCAACGGCGACCGCGTGATCGAACTGCTGGCCGAACTTGCGCCGGCTACGCGCACCGAGCCGAAGAACATCGACTATGCGTACTTCCGGTCGCCGGTCGATCCCGACCATATCGTGATCCTCGAACGCTACCGCGATGCCGACGGCCTCGACGTGCATCGGGAAACGCCGCATTTCCAGCGCATCGGCGTCGGCGCGATCATTCCGTTGCTCGATCGCCGCGACGTGACGTGCTACATGGTGCAGCCGGACACCGGCACGGCGACACCGCCGGGAGACGCCCGATGAACCCGTTTCAATTCCGTACCGTTCCGACGCAGATCGTCGAATTCGGCGCCGCGAGCCGGCTCGGCGCGTTGTTGCGTGAACGCTTTCCCGCGCTTGCGCGGCTATGCGTCGTCACAGACGCATTCCTGCATCGCAGCAGCGTGCTCGCGCCCGCGCTGGAGAGCCTCGCCGCGCACGGCTGGCAGGTGACCGTGATCGACGACGTGATCGCCGATCCGCCCGAGCATGTCGTGCTCGAAGCGACCGCGCGCGCGGTGGCGGCCGATGCAGAAATCGTGCTCGGTCTCGGCGGCGGTTCGTCGATGGACGTCGCGAAGCTGATCGCGGTGCTCGCGCCGGGGCGGCAGGCGCTGGCCGACATGTACGGCGTCGACAAGGTTGCAACGTCGCGGCTGCCGCTCGTGCAGATGCCGACGACGGCCGGCACCGGCTCCGAAGTGACGGCCGTGTCGATCGTCACGGTCGGCGAGGCGCGCAAGATGGGCGTCGTGTCGCCGCACCTGTTCGCGGACGTCGCGATCCTCGACGCCGGGCTCACGCTCGGGCTGCCGCGCGCGGCAACGGCCGCGACGGGCATCGACGCGATGGTGCATGCGATCGAGGCTTATACGTCGTCGCGGCTCAAGAATCCCGTGTCCGACATGCTGGCCGTGCACGCATTGACGCTGCTGTCGCGCAACCTGTTGAAGGCCTGCGATGACGGCCGCGATCGCCATGCGCGCGAAGCGATGCTGGTCGGCGCGATGTTCGCCGGCCAGGCATTCGCGAACGCGCCGGTGGCGGCCGTGCATGCGCTGGCCTATCCGGTCGGCGGTATTTTTCATGTGCCGCACGGGCTGTCGAATGCGCTCGTGCTGCCGCATGTGCTGCGCTTCAATGCGCCGGCCGCCGCGCCGCTGTATGCCGAGCTCGCGGCGATCGTCGCGCCGTCGGCGACGGGCAGTGACGAAGCGAGGACGCAGACGCTGATCGGCGAGATCGATCGCCTGATCGTCGCGACAGGCATTCCGCGCACGCTGCGCGAGGTCGGCATCGGCGAGGGCGACCTGCCGAGGATGGCGTCGGATGCGATGCTGCAGACGCGCCTGCTCGTGAACAATCCGCGCGAGGTCACGGAAGCCGACGCGCTGGCGATCTATCGGCAGGCGTGGTGATGCGGCGCGCGTGACTGCGCGGCGAGTGCTCCATGAAGCCTTGCCCGTGATGCGGTGCGGGTGATGCCGATCGATGGTGTGCGCCAAGGCAGGAGCGATACTGAACGTGCGCAACGATCCGATACTCGGTATCGATACGGAAGCATGCACCAAAGGCCGATGCAATCGACGGGAAACGACATGACGCAACGGGAAGAAGCAGCGCGCACGCGATGCGTTGCGTGGCAGATCACGCAGACCTGGCAGGCCGCCGAATGGTGCCGGCTTGTCGAGACGCGCGCGGGCGTCGACCTGTCCGGCGCGGTTGCGGGCGCGATCGACGGCACGCCGTTTCGCGTCGACTATGCGATCGCGTGCGGCTCGGACTGGCTGACGCGATCGGCGCACGTCACGTACTGGCTCGGCGCGGCGTCGCCCCGGCGGCTTGCGATCGAATGCAAGGCGGGGCGCTGGACGATCGACGGTGTCGACGTGCCGGCCCTCGCGGGCGCGACCGACGTCGATCTCGGCTTCAGTCCGTCGACCAATACGCTGCCGATCCGGCGTCTCGGGCTTGCGGTCGGCGCGTCGGCCGTCATTCACACGGCCTGGCTGCGGTTTCCGGCGTTCGAGATCGTGCGCGGCGAACAGCGCTATGCGCGCACGGCGCAGCACGTTTACCGCTACGAAAGCGGCACGTATGCGGCCGATATCGCGGTGGACGATGCGGGCCTCGTCACCGATTACGACGAGTGGCGGCGGACCGGCGCGACGCATGCGCGGTAACGCGGCGCAGCTGCGGCGCGTCAGCGTGCGTTGGCGACCGTCACCTTGCCGGGAATCAGCTTCAATGCACTGAACGCGTCGGCGATGTTCTGCTGATACGCGAGCGTCGCATCGGTCACGGGCTGCACACCGTAGCCGGTGCGCTTGAGCGCGACTTCGAGCGTCGGCGCGTCGAGGCCGACGAGCGGCGACAGTTGCGCGGCGACTTCCGGAACATGGTCGCGTGCCCACCGATCGAGCGCGTCGACTTCGTCGAGCAGCGTGCGCAGCACCTGCGGCTGCGCGGCGGCATACTTGCGCGCGGCGAGGTAGTACTGCGTGTTGCGCACGAGGCCGTCGCCATTCGCGACCACGCGTGCGCCGAGCTGCCGTTCGGCGGCCGCCAGGTACGGATCCCAGATCACCCACGCGTCGACGCTGCGCTGCACGAACGCGGCGCGCGCGTCGGCGGGCGTCAGATAGACAGGCTGAATGTCGGCATACGTGAGGCCCGCATGCTCCAGCGCCTTCACGAGCAGATAGTGGACGTTCGAACCCTTGTTGAACGCGACCTTCTTGCCGCGCAGCTGCGCGACGGTGCGGATCGGTGAATCGGGCAGCACGACGATCGCCTCGCCGTGCGGCGCGGGCGGCTCGTTGCCGAGATAGACGAAATCGACGCCCGCGGCCTGCGCGAAGATCGGCGGCGTCTCGCCGACCGTGCCGACGTCGATCGCGCCCGCGTTCAACCCCTCGAGCAATTGCGGGCCGGCCGGGAACTCGAGCCACTGGACCGCCACGCCCTGGCTCGCGAGCCGCTTCTCGAGCGTGCCGCGCGCCTTGAGCACGACGAAGTTGCCGTATTTCTGGAAACCGATGCGCAGCCGTTTGTCGGGGCCCTGGGCCAGCGCAGGCATGCCCGCGAGCGGGCCGAGCGCGAGCCCGGCCAGTCCGGCGGCCGCGCCCTGCAGCCACCGGCGGCGACGCGGATTTGTCACGGGCGTTTCAAGGTCTGCGTGCTGTGTGTCGTTCATCGATGCGTCCTGCAGGCGGGTTCACGGGGGCGCGCTTGTGGCCCGACCGGCACGGGACGCAGCCGGATGCGGGCGATGCGCGCGGCCGGCAGGCTCGCGCCGGATGCACGACGATACGGCCGCGCGAATCGGCGGCCAACCAATGAATCCGCATATGCAAATCAGCGGCCTGACGATGCGTGAACGATGGGCCGGCAGCGCGCCGCCGCACTCAATCGGCACCGAGCGGGCTTTCCTCGATCGAGTCGACGCGATCGGGGTAAAACGCGAGGTGCGCGCGAATCGGTTCGACGGCCGGGTTCGGATGCTCGTACGTCCACACCGCGTTGGTCGCACGTTCGCCGCCGGCGGGAATCGAGTAATACGCGCAATCGCCCTTGTACGGGCAGTACGTCGCATGGTCGGTGCGTTGCAGCAGCGCCATGTCGGCGTCCTCGCGCGGTACGTACAGAACGGCCGGATAGGTGGCCTCGCGCAGCGCCAGCGCGCGGCGCGTATCGGCGACGACCTTGCCGGCCACCTTGACCACGACGCGCGACGGATGCGGTTCGATCGTGATCGGATGATCGGGGCCCGGCGACTTCACGGGACGAGAGGGCGTATCGGGGTTGATCGACATCGTGGATCCTCCGGGAAGATGCAGCGCGCCGACAGGCACGCCGCGCCGCAACGTGTGCGCAGGTCGACCGCTCGCGCGCGCATTGCGGCGTTGACCTGCCGATACGATGCGCCAATTCCGTAGAACCTGCAGGGGGACGGAAGGCGGTGCCGCGAATGGCAGCGCCGCATGACGCGCAGCGGCGCATGGCAGCCGGAATTCGCCGGCATGTCCGCGACGCTCGCGTGGACATTTTCATGCAGCGGCAGCGGGATGCACCCGCCGCGATAAGCAACGCGGAATTAATTGGTAAGCGATCGGCGGGCGGCGCGCGAAGATCGGCGGTCGTCATTCGCATGACAGTCCTTTCTCGACCGCCACCATGAAGATTCCATTCGTCTCGTTCGCCGCGCATTGTGCGCGGCCTGCATCCGCTGCCGTTGCGGCGCTGCGCGGCATCGCCGCGTCGCTGCTGCTCGCCGGCGCGCTCACGCCCGCGTTCGCGGCGCCGGCCGGCAAGACGCTCGTGTATTGCAGCGAAGGCAGCCCGGCCGGCTTCGATCCCGGCCAGCATACGACCAGCACCGATTTCGACGCGAGCACGTACACGATCTACAACGGGCTCGTGCAGTTCAAGCGCGGCACGCTCGATCTCGAACCGTCGCTCGCGACGAGCTGGGACGTGTCGTCCGACCAGCGCGTCTACACGTTCCACCTGCGCCGCGGCGTGAAGTTCCAGACGACCGCCTGGTTCAAGCCGACGCGGCCGTTCCAGGCGGATGACGTCGTGTTCACGTTCCTCCGGATGCTCGACCCCGACGACCCGTTCCGCAAGGCCTATCCGGTCAGCTTCCCGTACTTCAGCGATCTCGGATTCGACCGCAACATCGAGCGCATCGAGAAAGTCGACGACGATACGGTGCGCTTCGTGCTGAAGTCGCCCGACGTCGTGTTCGTGCGCAATCTCGCGATGGCGTTCGCGTCGATCCTGTCGGCCGAATATGCGTCGCAGTTGACGGCGCGCCATCGCGAAGCCGACATCAACCAGTTCCCGGTCGGCACGGGGCCGTTCCAGCTGCGCGCGTACCAGAAGGACGCGACGATCCGTTACGACGCGAACCCCGACTACTGGAAGCCGGACGACGTGAAGCTCGCGCATCTCGTGTTCGCGATCACGCCCGATCCGGCCGTGCGCCTGCAGAAGCTCACGGCCGGCGAGTGCCAGGTGTCGGTATTCCCGCGGCCGGCCGATCTCGAGACGGTGCGGCGCGACCCGAAGCTGACGCTGTTTTCGGGGACGGGCTTCAACGTAGGCTTCGTCGCGTACAACACGCAGCATCCGCCGCTCGATCGCGTCGACGTGCGGCGCGCGCTCGACATCGCGATCGACAAGGCGGCGATCATCAAGACCGTGTTCAACGGCGATGCGACGATCGCGACGAACCCGATGCCGCCCGCGCAATGGTCGTACAACCCGCGCCTGAAGGACGCGCCGCGCGATCCGGCCGCAGCGAAGGCGCTGCTCGCGCAAGCAGGATTCCCGAACGGTTTTGACCTGACGCTGTGGGCGATGCCGGTGCAGCGCCCGTACAACCCGAACGCGCAGCTGATGGCGCAACTGATCCAGCAGGACTGGGCGAGGATCGGCGTGCGCGCGAAGATCGTCAGCTACGAATGGGGCGAGTACAACCGCCGCGCAAAACACGACGGGCAGCACGACGCGATCCTGTATGGCTGGTCCGGCGACAACGGCGACCCCGACAACTGGCTCGGCACGTTGCTCGGCTGCGATGCGGTGCACGGCAGCAACCTCGCGAAGTGGTGCAACGCGGATTTCGAGCGGCTCGTCGGTGCGGCGCGCTCGAACGCGGATGTCGCGAAACGCACGTCGCTTTACGAGCAGGCTCAGGTCGTGTTCAAGAGTCAGGTGCCGTTCACGCCGATCGCGACGTCGATCGTGTCGCTGCCGATCTCGAAGCGTGTGCACGGGATGACGTTTTCGCCGCTTGGCGGGCACCGGTTCGACGGTGTATGGCTGGATTGAGGAACGAGCGCGTGCGCCGGCTTTCGTCGCGAAGGTCGGTGCAGTGGAGCGCGGCGTTCGCTGTCGCAGTGGGAAGACCGATGTGCGCCGCCGACGCGGGACAAGCAACGATTCGAAGCATGCTTATGCCGAGTTTCGAATTGGCAAATCGCGCGTGGCGGGCGACGTGCAATATTTTCCGGGTCATGCCGGCGTGTGCGAAAGGATTGCCGGAATCCACATGCGAGCGCTAGCTTTTAATTCACAAATGCGGAGTGCGCGGCATATCGAAAAGTTGAATAAAAATCATCGAATTGCAGCGCGGCGGCAATAATCTCCCTGGCATTAACCCTCTTATTCATGAACCATGCCCGGCCCGTTGTGCCGCAATGAAAGAGCGGGAAATGATCTGCGCGCATTTCATCGTTGAAGCGATTCACCCATAAATACACTCCGACGCCAAATCATTTGAATTCGCCCAAAAAATTGTCTATACCCTAGACGAATTGGCGTGATCCGCATCGTGCCAGTGCGGCTCTGCATCAGACGCGCGAATGTCGCGGCGAATACCGTTGCCGTATACCGCGCGCTACTGCGATCGAATGGATTCCGGGGGAATGCGCACGGTCGGATGCCGGGGCCGCCGCATGAGTCACGAATGGGCGAACGCCGTGCGCACCGACCCGTGCAACGCCGCGTCATTACATTCAACGGTCGATCACCGACCCCGCCACACGGAGGTTGTCATGCTGCAATACGTCAAGACCTTGCTGCGCGATGAACGTGGTGTCAGCTCGCTCGAATACGCGGTTCTGGCGGGCATCGTCGTGGTCGCACTGGCGGCGGTCGGGGTGATTCTCAGCAGCACGTCCGGCGGCTTGCCGGCCGTGTTCACCGCGCTGATCAACAAGGTCACGGCGTTGATCTGATCTCCTGAACCCGCGCGCCGTCGGCGAACACACGGATCCGAAGCGGTACGAAGTATCCAGCCGGGGCGCGCCGACGGACGGCATCTCCGATGCTCTTTCTCGTACAGTCGGCGGCGACACTCGTGCTGGTGTCGCTCGCGACGCAGGACCTGCGCGAGCGGCGCTTGTCCAACCGCGCCGTACTGGCGCTCGCGATGCTGTATTTCGTCGCGGCGGCACTCGCGCGCGCCGGGCTCGCGCAACTCGCCGGTCACGTGGCGACCGCCGCGGCGATGCTGCTGCTGTTCGTCGGCCTGCGTCACGCGGGCTTCATGGGCGGCGGCGACGTCAAGCTGGCGGCGGCCGTGTTCCTGTGGGCCGGCCCGGCGCTTGCGTTCCCGGTATTGATGATCGTCGCCGCGGGCGGCGCCCTGTACGGCCTCGCCACGCTCGCGGCCATTGCATGGCGGCGTCACGCCGCGCCGACACGTGCGCTCGAGACGCGCGGCGTGCCGTACGGCATCGCGCTCGCGCTCGGCGGTGCGCTAGCCGTCTGGATGCCGCTTCCTCGCGCGGTTTTGCTTCCCTAGACCGGAGGACGCACGCCGCCATGCCCAAACCCTTGAGAATGGCCGTGCTCATCGTCGCCGCCGCGATCGGCGCATTCATCCTGCGCCAGCTGTATATCGCGGCGTCGACGCCTTCGGCGCCCGGCGAAGCGGGCGCAGTGAGCGTGCGCGTCGCGGCGGCGGACCTGCCTGAAGGGCTGCTGCTGCGCGACAACGATCTCGCGTGGAAGCGCATGCCGCGCGCGCAGGTGCCGGCTGGTGCGTTCGTCGAGTCGCAACCGGGCGCGGACCTGAAAGGCGCGCTGCTGCGCAACCGTGTCGACGCCGGTGCGCCGATCCGTGCGGACAACGTGATTGCTGCCGGCGCGCCGGATTTTCTCGCGGCCGCGTTGCAGCCCGGCATGCGCGCGATCTCGGTGCCGGTCGACGACGTATCCGGCAACGCGGGGCTGATCCAGCCTGGCGACTTCGTCGACGTGGTGCTCACGCAGGAGATCGGCGGGTCCGCGACGACGCCCGGCACGTTCGAAGCGGAGACGGTCGTGCGGCGCGCGCGCGTGCTCGCGGTCGGCTCGGAATTCCAGCGCGCGAAGACGCCCGCTAGCGCGCCGGACGTGCCGGTTCGCGCGCGCACGGTCACGCTCGAGGTCTCTCCGCGCACCGCCCAGGTCGTGCTGGTCGCGACGCGCCTCGGCTCGCTGTCGCTGGCGCTGCGCAGCTTCGCGACGAGCGACCGCCGCCAGGCGGCGGGCGGCGACGAGCAGGAGCCCGATACGCCCCCGGTCTGGGCCGGCGACGTGTCGCGCGCGGCCCGCGACGCGGCAGCGCGGGCGCCGTCCGGGAGAACGGACAGCGGCACGCGGCCGGCATCGCAGGGCAATACGGTCGTGATCTACCGCGGCTCGTCGGTCGACGACGGGGCGCGCGGCAGCGGCATCGGCACGCCGGGCTTGCCGCCGCTGCCGTCCGGTTGGCCGGGCACGCCGGTTGCGCCGGCTGCGCCAGCGGGCGGCAATGCCGCTGCGGCCACGACGGCGCACGCGCCGGGGGCGGTCGTACCGCAGTGACGAGGTGACGGTTCGGGCCGGCTGCCCGGCGGCCGGCATTTGACGGGAACACGCATGGTGCGCATGGTTCGTTGGATCGCTTTCTGTTGCCTGGCCTGCATCGTCGCGCCGGGCGTCGTGCTCGCGCAGCGCGCGCAAGCGCCGGACGCGGCCGCGGCGTTGTCGATCGCGACCGGCAAGGGCGAGATGCTGTCGCTGTCCGAACCCGCGACCGCGATGTTCGTCGCGGACCCTAGCATCGCGGACATCCAGGTGCCGTCGCCGCGCACCGTGTTCGTGTTCGGGAAGAAGGCCGGCACCACCACGCTGATCGCGCTCGGCGCGAACCATCGGCCGATCCTGCGTCGGACGGTGATCGTGCAGGTCGACACCGCATCGCTGCAGGCGGTGCTCGACAGCCGCTTTCCGCAATTGAAGCTGTCGGTGTCCGGCGCGCCGGGCTCGCTGATGGTGTCGGGCAAGGTGCCGAGCGCAGCCGACGCGGACGCCGTGATGCAGTCCCTCGCGCCTTATCTGAACGACAAGGAAAAGATCGTCAACCGGCTCACGCTGTCGCGCCCGATCCAGGTGAACCTGCGCGTGCGCGTGACCGAGGTGAGCCGCAACATCACGCAGCAGCTCGGCATCAACTGGAGCTCGCTCGGCGCGGCAGGCAACTTCGTCGGCGGGTTGTTCAACGGGCGCACGCTGTTCGATCCGACGACCAAGCTGTTCAACCTGTCGCCGAGCGGCGCGTATTCGATACTCGGCGGTTTCCACGCGGGGCGCTGGTCGATCGACGTCGTGCTCGATGCACTCGACCAGGAAGGCCTGATCACGATGCTGGCGGAGCCGAATCTCACCGCGATGTCCGGCCAGACCGCGAGCTTCCTCGCCGGCGGCGAAATTCCGATTCCGGTCGCGCAGGCCGGCACCACGACCGGCGCGATCACGGTCGAGTTCAAGCCGTTCGGCGTGTCGCTCGATTTCACGCCGACCGTGCTCGCCGACAACCGGATCAGCCTGAAGGTGCGGCCGGAGGTGAGCGAGGTCGATTCGAGCAACAGCGTGACGACCGGCGGCGTCACGGTGCCGGGACTCTCCGTGCGGCGCGTCGAGACGACGGTCGAGCTGTCGAGCGGGCAAAGCTTCGCGATCGGCGGGCTGCTGCAGAGCCAGACGGCCGATACCGTGTCGCAGATCCCGGGGCTCGGCCGGCTGCCGATCATCGGCCGGCTGTTTTCGTCGAAGAACTTCCAGGACAACAAGACCGAGGTCGTCGTGATCGTCACACCGTACATCGTGCAGCCGACCGGCCCCGGCCAGCTCGAGCAGGCGCTCGACACCGTCGCGCGGCCGAGCAGCGATCTCGAGTTCGCGATCCAGCGCAACCTCGGGATCGACCTGTTGTCGGGCGACACGCCGCGCCTCGTCGGCGCCGCCGGCTTCGTGTACTGACCGCAGGAGCGCGCAT encodes:
- a CDS encoding ABC transporter substrate-binding protein → MKIPFVSFAAHCARPASAAVAALRGIAASLLLAGALTPAFAAPAGKTLVYCSEGSPAGFDPGQHTTSTDFDASTYTIYNGLVQFKRGTLDLEPSLATSWDVSSDQRVYTFHLRRGVKFQTTAWFKPTRPFQADDVVFTFLRMLDPDDPFRKAYPVSFPYFSDLGFDRNIERIEKVDDDTVRFVLKSPDVVFVRNLAMAFASILSAEYASQLTARHREADINQFPVGTGPFQLRAYQKDATIRYDANPDYWKPDDVKLAHLVFAITPDPAVRLQKLTAGECQVSVFPRPADLETVRRDPKLTLFSGTGFNVGFVAYNTQHPPLDRVDVRRALDIAIDKAAIIKTVFNGDATIATNPMPPAQWSYNPRLKDAPRDPAAAKALLAQAGFPNGFDLTLWAMPVQRPYNPNAQLMAQLIQQDWARIGVRAKIVSYEWGEYNRRAKHDGQHDAILYGWSGDNGDPDNWLGTLLGCDAVHGSNLAKWCNADFERLVGAARSNADVAKRTSLYEQAQVVFKSQVPFTPIATSIVSLPISKRVHGMTFSPLGGHRFDGVWLD
- a CDS encoding type II and III secretion system protein family protein, translating into MVRWIAFCCLACIVAPGVVLAQRAQAPDAAAALSIATGKGEMLSLSEPATAMFVADPSIADIQVPSPRTVFVFGKKAGTTTLIALGANHRPILRRTVIVQVDTASLQAVLDSRFPQLKLSVSGAPGSLMVSGKVPSAADADAVMQSLAPYLNDKEKIVNRLTLSRPIQVNLRVRVTEVSRNITQQLGINWSSLGAAGNFVGGLFNGRTLFDPTTKLFNLSPSGAYSILGGFHAGRWSIDVVLDALDQEGLITMLAEPNLTAMSGQTASFLAGGEIPIPVAQAGTTTGAITVEFKPFGVSLDFTPTVLADNRISLKVRPEVSEVDSSNSVTTGGVTVPGLSVRRVETTVELSSGQSFAIGGLLQSQTADTVSQIPGLGRLPIIGRLFSSKNFQDNKTEVVVIVTPYIVQPTGPGQLEQALDTVARPSSDLEFAIQRNLGIDLLSGDTPRLVGAAGFVY
- a CDS encoding putative glycolipid-binding domain-containing protein, with the translated sequence MTQREEAARTRCVAWQITQTWQAAEWCRLVETRAGVDLSGAVAGAIDGTPFRVDYAIACGSDWLTRSAHVTYWLGAASPRRLAIECKAGRWTIDGVDVPALAGATDVDLGFSPSTNTLPIRRLGLAVGASAVIHTAWLRFPAFEIVRGEQRYARTAQHVYRYESGTYAADIAVDDAGLVTDYDEWRRTGATHAR
- a CDS encoding DUF427 domain-containing protein is translated as MSINPDTPSRPVKSPGPDHPITIEPHPSRVVVKVAGKVVADTRRALALREATYPAVLYVPREDADMALLQRTDHATYCPYKGDCAYYSIPAGGERATNAVWTYEHPNPAVEPIRAHLAFYPDRVDSIEESPLGAD
- a CDS encoding iron-containing alcohol dehydrogenase, translated to MNPFQFRTVPTQIVEFGAASRLGALLRERFPALARLCVVTDAFLHRSSVLAPALESLAAHGWQVTVIDDVIADPPEHVVLEATARAVAADAEIVLGLGGGSSMDVAKLIAVLAPGRQALADMYGVDKVATSRLPLVQMPTTAGTGSEVTAVSIVTVGEARKMGVVSPHLFADVAILDAGLTLGLPRAATAATGIDAMVHAIEAYTSSRLKNPVSDMLAVHALTLLSRNLLKACDDGRDRHAREAMLVGAMFAGQAFANAPVAAVHALAYPVGGIFHVPHGLSNALVLPHVLRFNAPAAAPLYAELAAIVAPSATGSDEARTQTLIGEIDRLIVATGIPRTLREVGIGEGDLPRMASDAMLQTRLLVNNPREVTEADALAIYRQAW
- a CDS encoding A24 family peptidase; translation: MLFLVQSAATLVLVSLATQDLRERRLSNRAVLALAMLYFVAAALARAGLAQLAGHVATAAAMLLLFVGLRHAGFMGGGDVKLAAAVFLWAGPALAFPVLMIVAAGGALYGLATLAAIAWRRHAAPTRALETRGVPYGIALALGGALAVWMPLPRAVLLP
- a CDS encoding SDR family oxidoreductase — its product is MQSTVSNPKTPSILLVAASRGLGLAMAEQFLNKGWHVTGTVRAASGRTQLHALAERFDGRLEIETLDICEPEQLAALRARLSGRRFDMLFVNAGTTNDPNETIGEVTLDEFVRVMITNALAPMRVIEALQDLVTADGLIGAMSSGQGSVANNVSGMREVYRGSKAALNQFMRSFAARQAGTPRAMALMAPGWVRTELGGPDARLTIDESVPSLVNVLIGKQRRPGLEYLDYQGRTVPW
- the cpaB gene encoding Flp pilus assembly protein CpaB, which encodes MPKPLRMAVLIVAAAIGAFILRQLYIAASTPSAPGEAGAVSVRVAAADLPEGLLLRDNDLAWKRMPRAQVPAGAFVESQPGADLKGALLRNRVDAGAPIRADNVIAAGAPDFLAAALQPGMRAISVPVDDVSGNAGLIQPGDFVDVVLTQEIGGSATTPGTFEAETVVRRARVLAVGSEFQRAKTPASAPDVPVRARTVTLEVSPRTAQVVLVATRLGSLSLALRSFATSDRRQAAGGDEQEPDTPPVWAGDVSRAARDAAARAPSGRTDSGTRPASQGNTVVIYRGSSVDDGARGSGIGTPGLPPLPSGWPGTPVAPAAPAGGNAAAATTAHAPGAVVPQ
- a CDS encoding sulfonate ABC transporter substrate-binding protein, with product MNDTQHADLETPVTNPRRRRWLQGAAAGLAGLALGPLAGMPALAQGPDKRLRIGFQKYGNFVVLKARGTLEKRLASQGVAVQWLEFPAGPQLLEGLNAGAIDVGTVGETPPIFAQAAGVDFVYLGNEPPAPHGEAIVVLPDSPIRTVAQLRGKKVAFNKGSNVHYLLVKALEHAGLTYADIQPVYLTPADARAAFVQRSVDAWVIWDPYLAAAERQLGARVVANGDGLVRNTQYYLAARKYAAAQPQVLRTLLDEVDALDRWARDHVPEVAAQLSPLVGLDAPTLEVALKRTGYGVQPVTDATLAYQQNIADAFSALKLIPGKVTVANAR
- a CDS encoding putative quinol monooxygenase; this translates as MKEPYLQVIAHFFAKPGNGDRVIELLAELAPATRTEPKNIDYAYFRSPVDPDHIVILERYRDADGLDVHRETPHFQRIGVGAIIPLLDRRDVTCYMVQPDTGTATPPGDAR
- a CDS encoding Flp family type IVb pilin — protein: MLQYVKTLLRDERGVSSLEYAVLAGIVVVALAAVGVILSSTSGGLPAVFTALINKVTALI